Genomic window (Pseudomonadota bacterium):
GCCTTCCAAGGGCAAACCAGCTCTCTTGCGGTAATTGTCCCTGTGAGATGCCTACAAAGCTTGCAAGTCTTGCTTCTGAAGCCAGCAAATCATAGTAACTTACGTCACACCTATTTTCGCTGACATTATAGCCGATAGCCGACAAATGGCGATTCTTGTCATAAAGGAATTCATAATCAATACGGGCAAGTTCACCGGATTGTGATACAAGTTCTTCGATAATCCCGATTCTCTCTCTGGCTCTTCTGCTTGCTTCATTGACAGCTTCTTGAAGATCGTCAAGTTGCTTGCGCTCCTCTTGTGTCCAGTCCTGTTGATCTATCATTGTTGACAGTATCTTTTTGTCAAGGACGGCTAATCTGCGCAGTGTGGGAATCTCGTTGAGAAACGGAAATCCGATGAGAACCTTTGGAGAAAGGGGAAGTGTTGTCCATGCTATAAGAAATTCAAAATCATCAAGAGCAGCATGGCATTGGCTGGAAAAAGCCTGTGCCCACCATGCTGACTGACTCCCTGGGTCAGCATCAAAGTCATTGACTACTTTCAGGGCAGAGACGGAAAGCTTATCAAGGCTCTCCCATACAGCATCGAGCTTATCCGGATGGACTGCGCACAATGACTTCAATTTGTCCTCGATTTGAATGAGCCGGGCCGGTGCTTTTTCACCGGCAACATCCATAAGAATCTTCAGCGTATCAAGCAGTCCGTCAAACACCTTTGATCCCATTATTATCTCATCAGGGAGTGCGTTGAGTCCCGCCCTTAATGTTAACAGATAAGCAGCAAGATTTCCGCTGTCAACAGTGGAAATATACATGGGCAGCAAGGGGTTTAGAGATTCTGTGTCATACCAGTTGTAGAAGTGTCCCCTGAAGCGTTCCATTACATCCATTGTGCGGAAGGCATTAGTCGTGCGATGTATGAGTTGACCTGTGGAAATATAACCGAAATCCCAGGCAGACAAATTGGCAAGAAGTGCAATCCCCATATTGGTAGGTGATGTACGATGGGCAACTTTTTCAAGGGGATGTTCCTGATAATTATCAGGTGGAAGCCAATTATCCTCCGGACCAACAAAGGTCTCAAAGTAACTCCAGGTTTTTCGGGAGATCTTTCTCAGAAAGATAATCTGGTCAGATGTGAGCTTTGCCTCGCGACGGTCAATGGGTTTGCTTATCCACCAGGTGATTACAGGAGAGATAAACCAGAGCAACAGAACAGGTATGGCGTAAGCGATAGCAGCCGGCCTTGAAAATACGAGACCGATCAGTACAGTAATGGAAATGACAGGAGATATCCACATAGTCAGATAAGCACCGGTCAGGTCTTTTCGGTTTGAACGATCAGAGTCGCCTGAAGGGTTCCATTCGAGAAGACGCTTTTTTACAACCAACATTCGCCAGATGGTGCGAAAAACAGCATCAATGCTGAAAAATGCCTCGTAGGGTAGACAAAGGAGTGTAAATGCAGTCTGACCAAGGCTCCTGGCAGTTCCCTGCAAAACAGCAAGAATATGCTGACCGTGAAGGACATCAACGGGCTTTTGAAGCAGATCCATAAGTGCGGTAATCAAAGAAGGAATTATGATAATCCCTATTACCGACAGAGTCCAGAACCAGGGCACGGGCATTGCTGTCCAGCCCAAAATAAGCATTAACGTCAAAACCAGAGGCGAAATGCTGCGCCTGAGGTTATCGAAAATCTTCCATCGGGAAAGAGCTGAGAGAGGATTTTTCTTAAAGCTCACATCAAGACCAGGAACTCCCGGCAGAAGCCATCTGCAAAGCTGCCAGTCTCCGCGAATCCAGCGGTGTCTGCGACTCACGTCTGCGCTGTAGCGCGAAGGGTATTCTTCATATAGCTGCACATCACTCAAAAGACCTGCCCGCACATAACATCCTTCGATGAGATCATGGCTCAAAATCCTGTTCTCAGGAAAACGCCCCTTAAGTACCTGCTCAAAGGCATTAACGTCGTAGACGCCTTTGCCGATAAAGGAGCCTTCTCCAAAGAGATCCTGGTACACATCTGAGATAACGCGAGTATAGGGATCTATCCCTGCATCGCTTCCCCACATGCGTGCATATTTTGACCGGTTTGTGCCGGGCAGACTCACGGCAACCCGTGGCTGGAGGATGCCGTATCCGGCATTGATACGCTGTTTTTTTTCATCATATTGCGGACGATTCAGCGGGTGCGCCATAGCCTCCACAAGCTGTCGCGCTGCATCTCGCGGCAGTTGCGTATCTGTGTCAAGTGTAATAACATATTTCACATTCGGCAATGATTTCAAATCTCCCACGATGAGGGAAAATTCGGTCTTTGAGCCTTCGAGGATAAGCGAATTCAACGCTGCAAGTTTTCCCCGCTTACGTTCGTAACCCATCCAGATATGTTCATCAGGATTCCACAGTCGCGGACGGTGAAAGAGGAGGAATGAGTCGGCTTTCGGGTTTATGTATTTTCTATTTAACTCCTCAATTTTCTGTTTGGCCAGTGATAACAACGATTCGTCGCTGGGTAGGCTTTCCACTTCAGCGTCACGGAAATCAGTGAGGAGGCCGAATAGAAGATTATCATCCCTATTTGCAAGGAATCTGACCTCCAGAGCATCCATAAGATGTTCGATGTTTTCAGGGCCTGTGAGCATAGTAGGGACTATGACCAGAGCAGATGATTCCTTTGGAATTCCTTTGGAGAAGTCCATTTTGGGCAAGGGATGGGGGGCCACAAGTCGCGTTGTAAGCCAGTTAACCAGTGCAATTGCTAACTGGCTTACACCCAAAAGCGAAAGTGCGCCGATAAGCCACATCCAGGGACCATGTAGTCCCGAGGAAAAAGCCTTTGCAAGTAAACACCCTGTGAAGACGGCGGTAATAACAAAGATCGTGCCAAGATAGAAGATCAAGGGAAATCGGTGAATTATCTTTCTAACTTCATCAGTTGAAGATAAGTTAACTTCTGCTAACGCTTCAAGTTGAGCAAGTCCCTTGTTGATGAGGTAGAAACCGACATGATTTTTCCGTTCATCGCTATTTATGAGTTTCTGGCCCTCTCCGGCAAGTTTGATGGCAATTTGTGCTACCTCGTTTTCGGATAATGCGCTGCTCTTAGCTATCTTCTCTACTATATGACGGTATTGATCGCGGGTGGCAAAATCCATCCTTTCATACACGCCGGCAGGGTCCTTGCAGAGGGTCTCTTCGACAACACTCATAGTTTCGACAAAATTGCGCCAATCCATGGCGCTCAGAAAACGGAGACTGCCGATGCTGTTGCTTATGGAAAGCTGATCTGCTGCTTGCTGCTGGTTCTCTGACTGTATTAACTGGTCAATCGTCAGGCTTGACTCGGAGAGCTGCTGCTCAATCCATGTAAGGGGCAATGCGAGAGTTGGACCCTGACCTTTCAGTCTGCGTGTAAGTTCTGCAACAAAGGAACTGACAATGGGCGGATTTGAGCGTGCCATATCGGCAATAACAAGAATTAAACCTTTTGGATTGTGCTCGGCTGTCTCAGTAATCAGGTCTGCCCAATAATCGGCAAGATTCCTGTCGATTCTATCGGCAGCAATCCGCATTGCAACACGCCGGAGATTCTCAATCAGAGCCAGCCGCAGCATGATGGGAATTGCCCATAATTCGCCCAGCTTCAGCACGGTGACTGTCTGATAGGCTGCTACAAAGCCTGTGAGACTCTCCGGGTCCACCCGGCCATCGCCGTGAGAGATTGTTTCCAGTGCAATGTCATACACGCGCGGAAGACCCGATGACGGACCATTTTTCAAGCGCGGCAACCCCTTACTGTAGCCCTTTGGCAGGTGTTTCTTTGCCGTGCGAATCTGTTCCTCGATCAGATAAAAATTGTCAAGAAGCCATTCCCCTGCAGGCGTAATCCTCCTGTTTCCCTTTACAGCATCTGTCTGCAGTTCACGAACATTAAGAAGGACATTTTCGTTCTCACCAAGCCGCGTTAGGAGTTTTTCGGGGATATGGTCTGTGCTTAAGGTATGTGTACCGGCAAGTATCTTACCATGCTGCTCCATCTGGGAGGCGCTGAATAACTCAGATCGCAGCGGCAGCTCATCACCGGGGCGCTTTTGCGATAGACTGTTTCTACGAAAACGTGCCCACAAATGAGGCAAGTTCCCGATAATTGTTGTTCTTAGGAATGACAAATTGATGATCTCCTTGCTTGTAATTAAAGCTTAAACCAACCGGATTGTGAATATGGCAGCATTTTGGACTCCCACTTCTCCGGATATTGTTGATAGCATTTATTGAAGTGGGGACAGATATTGAATATCTGTATTTTACACCTTTAATGCGTAAGTTACCAGCTTTATTATTACTTGACAGTCTCCACGGCTTGCCGATGCGAGTGAGAAAAATACCAACATTATATTTATAAGATAAAACATCGAAATGCAATTTGCCAACACGTCCAACTAAAAACATGGTACTATATATTGTCTATGCATACTTATACTATCCGAAATAATCCTGTGGAGGAGATATGGCATCCAGTAACAAAAAGGAACCACTGGAAGATTTAAAGAATAAATTAAGTTCATTTTTCGGTCCGCGCGATCCCCAGAAAAAGCAGACCGGCTTGCCTCCCAGGACCCATTTCAGTATCTGGTATTTCCTGCTTGCCATACTCTTAATTACCTACTTTCAGCAATATTTTTTTGCCCCCAAGGTGGAGACAATTCCTTACGGTCAGTTCAAGCAGAGTCTGGCCGAAGGTACAGTAAGTAAATTAACCATAGGCCCGGAACATATCACGGGGACACTGAAGGGAAAAGAACAAAAATCTGAAAAGGTGTTTACCACTGTCCGGGTCGACGACCCAGGCCTGGTTAAGGAACTCGATGAAAGAAAAGTCGGCTACCAGGGACACTATGACAGTAAATTGCTGAGTGGAATTCTCTCCTGGGTTCTCCCCATCGCCATCATGCTCCTCATCTGGCAGTACGCCATGAAAAAGATGGGGCCAGGTATGGGAGTCATGTCTTTTGGCAAAAGCAAAGCAAAACTTTTTGCAGAGAGTGAGACTAAGGTTACCTTCGCCGATGTGGAGGGAATCGATGAGGCCAAACAAGAGCTTCAGGAAGTGGTGGAGTTTTTGATGAGCCCGGAAAAATTCCAGAAGCTGGGCGGGAGGATTCCTAAAGGGGTTCTCCTGGTTGGTCCGCCTGGAACCGGGAAAACTCTCCTGGCCAAGGCAGTAGCTGGAGAAGCAAGGGTACCTTTCTTCAGTATAAGTGGGTCCGAGTTTGTGGAAATGTTTGTCGGAGTAGGTGCATCTCGTGTCCGTGATCTCTTTTCTCAAGCGACCGGCCAGGCTCCCTGCATCATCTTCATCGATGAACTGGACGCGTTGGGGAAAGCCCGGGGTATGAATGCCTTTGGCGGCAACGACGAACGCGAGCAAACACTAAACCAGCTTTTAGTGGAAATGGATGGATTTGAATCAAATAAAGGGGTCATTATCATGGCTGCCACCAATAGGCCTGAAATCCTTGATCCTGCTTTATTACGCCCAGGGCGATTCGATCGGCAGGTACTGATTGACCGGCCGGATATAAACGGCCGGGAGGCTATCTTGAAAATTCATTCAAGAAAAGTTCTTCTGGGTCCCGATGTGGACCTCCGCAAAATAGCCGCGCTTACCCCGGGATTTGTAGGCGCTGACCTGGCCAATCTTATTAATGAGGCAGCCCTGTTGGCTGCCCGGAAAGACAAGGAAACAGTCGGATCAGCAGAATTCGATGAGGCTGTGGATCGTATTGTGGGTGGGCTGGAGAAGAAGAACCGGGTGATGAATCCACGGGAAAAGGAAATTGTTGCTTTTCACGAATCCGGACATGCAATTGTGGCCGAATCCGTCAAATTTGCAGACCCTGTGCATAAGATATCCATTATCGCCCGCGGGATTGCAGCTCTCGGATATACCCAGCAACGACCCATAGAGGACCGTTACCTGATGACCCGCTCCGAGTTACTTGATAGGTTGGCAGTCCTGTTAGGAGGGAGAGTAGCAGAGGAACTGGTTTTTGGAGAGATCTCTACAGGAGCCCAGAACGACCTGCAACGGGCCACCGATATAGTAAGGTCTATGGTTACAGAATACGGCATGAGCGATCGCCTCGGACTTGTAACATATGAGCGCCCCCATCAACCTTTTTTCATGCCGGAAAGCTATTCCCAAAACAAGTCTTACAGCGAAACAAAGGCTACCCAGATTGATGAAGAGATCTCCCAGGTAATGGAACAGGCTCACGAGAGAGTACAAAAAATCCTCATGGAGCGTAGAGAGGTCCTGGATAACCTGGCTCATCTCCTGTCGCAGAATGAAATTGTGCAGGGAGAGGAGCTGAGAAAAATGCTGTCCGAATTCACGGCCAGAGAAACACCTAAGACATCCGGAGCTTGATCCCAAGTACCTTTATCGCTGCCGCCTCTTGTTCGCTTTACGGAGTATTCAGCTTTTCTTACTTACAAGTTGTCATAATTCCCTTGCGAATGGCGCCGGTTCCGGTTAATATTCGATGAAGCAGTTTGCCGATTATTACAATATGAAAAAGGAGATTACTGCACATTGTCTGAAAAGAAACATCAGAAGAAAGGGCATCACTCTGTTCCTCTCTCTGCATCGTCAGAGACAAAACCGGCAATCGAGCGAAAACAATACAACATCTTAATACTCGTTCTTGGGGCATTATCAGCCATAGGACCATTTTCAATCGACATGTATTTGCCGGGTTTTCCTGCAATAGCAGCGGACCTGCATACAGATATTGCCCATGTGGGATTTTCACTTACGAGCTATTTCATCGGGATCTCAATCGGACAGATAGCTTATGGTCCCGCAATGGATCGCTATGGGCGGAAGAAGCCGCTGATAGTCGGCCTCATCGTTTACATCGCCGCTGCTCTGAGCTGTGCCTTGGCACCGTCCATAAACTTTCTGATAACCATGCGCTTGTTTCTCGCCCTCGGCGGCTGTGTCGGTATGGCCGGCAGCAGAGCGGTTGTGCGCGATCTGTTTTCCGGGAGTGAAGTAGCCAGGGTACTCTCCGCACTGGTCATGGTCTTTGGCGTTTCACCCATCATTGCCCCAACTATAGGGGGTCTGGTGGTAGCTGCACTTGGCTGGCGATTTATTTTTCTCATCCTTGCGGCAATTGCCATATTTGTCCTTATTGCGATATGCCGGTTCCTCAGGGAGAGCAAAGGCCCTGATATTTCCATCTCTTTGCACCCGAAAAACGTTGTT
Coding sequences:
- the ftsH gene encoding ATP-dependent zinc metalloprotease FtsH, with translation MASSNKKEPLEDLKNKLSSFFGPRDPQKKQTGLPPRTHFSIWYFLLAILLITYFQQYFFAPKVETIPYGQFKQSLAEGTVSKLTIGPEHITGTLKGKEQKSEKVFTTVRVDDPGLVKELDERKVGYQGHYDSKLLSGILSWVLPIAIMLLIWQYAMKKMGPGMGVMSFGKSKAKLFAESETKVTFADVEGIDEAKQELQEVVEFLMSPEKFQKLGGRIPKGVLLVGPPGTGKTLLAKAVAGEARVPFFSISGSEFVEMFVGVGASRVRDLFSQATGQAPCIIFIDELDALGKARGMNAFGGNDEREQTLNQLLVEMDGFESNKGVIIMAATNRPEILDPALLRPGRFDRQVLIDRPDINGREAILKIHSRKVLLGPDVDLRKIAALTPGFVGADLANLINEAALLAARKDKETVGSAEFDEAVDRIVGGLEKKNRVMNPREKEIVAFHESGHAIVAESVKFADPVHKISIIARGIAALGYTQQRPIEDRYLMTRSELLDRLAVLLGGRVAEELVFGEISTGAQNDLQRATDIVRSMVTEYGMSDRLGLVTYERPHQPFFMPESYSQNKSYSETKATQIDEEISQVMEQAHERVQKILMERREVLDNLAHLLSQNEIVQGEELRKMLSEFTARETPKTSGA
- a CDS encoding multidrug effflux MFS transporter; the protein is MSEKKHQKKGHHSVPLSASSETKPAIERKQYNILILVLGALSAIGPFSIDMYLPGFPAIAADLHTDIAHVGFSLTSYFIGISIGQIAYGPAMDRYGRKKPLIVGLIVYIAAALSCALAPSINFLITMRLFLALGGCVGMAGSRAVVRDLFSGSEVARVLSALVMVFGVSPIIAPTIGGLVVAALGWRFIFLILAAIAIFVLIAICRFLRESKGPDISISLHPKNVVLEYLNVFKEPAFITYTCASSVAIGGFFSYISGSPFIYMKMLGFTVTQFGWIFSANAVGLIAASQINRIWLNKHSSTEVLLIVTAAQFCVVMLLLTVPFDDISIKIGTIVLIFCYVFCFGFVNPNAMAVALQPFTRNVGSASALIGSLQMITGALASALVSYLYNGTAMPMIWVMSGCTSISLAVLLGDALFIKKIRVVKHR